The Malus sylvestris chromosome 8, drMalSylv7.2, whole genome shotgun sequence genomic interval CTTGAGGCCACCATGTTGTAACATTCAAAAGGCGTAAGGGGTTCTTCTTAAGTTCTCAATCTCAATAAAATGGTCCATAAATTAATCAAAGCTACTAGAAAGTTTAGAActttcaaattaaaaaaccaTAGTGTTCAATAGACATTAACGATGAAGAAGGGTTAGTTATAGTAAAGAGACGAAGAATCCAAGTTTGGAGATAGAGAGTAGATAAGAAAAAAACTTCGGTAAGATGTGGATGAGAGaggcaaatttttttatttgggcATGAAATATGAAACTTTTTCACTTTTTAGCTTTTGGGATATCGATTGGAGAGGACGAGGCAATGCAAGTCACAACCGTGGCAATATCATGTCACGATCATTGGTTTAAGAGTTCGTAAGCACATTTCGTTACAAAAACGATTATAGGGGTAAGTTTTGCCTATTTGACACCTATATGTTGTCGAATTTTGCCTCAACTAATAAACAGTTTGTATACTTTCAATTTTATCCACAAGGGATAAATTAAAAATGctagaaaagagagagattaaTAGACAACTCAACGACGGTgttcgacaaaaaaaaacttaaaattataATGGACTTGTAACTATTGTCCCGTAATTTAGATTTGAAAATTCAGATTTCATTAAACAATTTGCAATTTTCAAGTCAATTAATCCATCTATTTtacataaataatattttacttTAAACTACTGAAAAGGAGATTCAAGTGGTAAGGAGTTTGTTCCTTACACACTAACAAAATCAATtatttgtattatgacacttgattATTAGACTTTATTCCTTACACACTAACAAAATTCTCAATTTGTTGACGTTGCATACACAATTTAAGTGGAAAGGAGTTTGTTCCCCTTAAACAAGATCTTGAGTTCAAACCTTGTGAATAAAGATGCCAGCTTTAGAAGAGTTTACCCCACCCCCGGACGCCTCGAATAAGCTCCGATCCGGCTCGAGGGATTAGTCCCCCCTTCCCCCTGGATTCAtccaaaaaaattttgaaaccaaaacaagatttttattcttattttttgaatttgaaccaaaaaaaggaaaaaagcaaAAAGTAAAAAGATAAGCAGATAAGGGAACCTAGGGAGGTGTGCCAGCtggcaaaagcttggcttggctAATGGCTAGGTCAGCCAGCAGCGCTTCCACCACGGTTTTGACTTTTTGACTCCCCTCGTCCTCCctctttcaaatttcaatttcttctcactcccactcccactcccactcccactccctctccctctttccGAATTAGGGTTTCTGCTAGCAAAGATGGCGTCTTGGTGACCTCAGAAGGAAGTAGAAGCGACGGAAAAGGAGATATTTTCGGGCGGAGATCTGCTGCTTCGATCTCTAGGTGGAAACATTGAAAATTGGAAACTGAAATGAGCGCCTCCAGGTTCATAAAGTGCGTGACGGTCGGCGACGGCGCCGTCGGCAAAACCTGCATGCTGATTTCCTACACCAGCAACACCTTTCCCACGGTCAGTCCCAATTTCGTAATTTCACCGCCTTCCTTGTTCCCATTCCAGTACAATTGCATGCTCGTCTGCTTCAGTTCTTGCTTCTTAGTTCTTCCACGGCAATTTCCCGGATTTTGTCTTATATGCTTAGCTGCTAGCATAATCATACACAAAGGTCTAACATTGATTATATTTCGCTAAAGTTCAAACCTTGATTTAGTTAGCTGCACTGTTGTAAAAATCCATGTTGTCGGCCACCATCCTGATTAATGTCCAggtatttgaaaattaagaaatgacgtcTAGACCTGTTGAGGCGTCTGCTTAGACCCGTCTAGCCTGTCCAGACCCATCTAGACACTTGCCTAGGTTGCTACTcacttaaacagaaaataaataatttttattttgtattttatgttttttttccaataaattgtaagagacttgttgtagacttaaatgaacacacaatATATGCTTGTTTACTATGTTTTCACCGTgtttcaatacttcataatatatacaTTATTCTATTTTGTAGATTACGATGAAATTGTTTATATTGTAAGTATAAACTGACTttatttatatgaaatataatagatttacatAAATCCACCTAGGCACCAGTTTAGGCcccacctaggcgctaggcgccagCCTCCTGCTCGAGTggcgcctagcgtcttttaaaaccttggtTAGCTGAAGAACAACGTTAATTTTTCCAAAGATGATTCTAAGTATGCTTAATTGTTGTTAAATCTCTGTTGCTCCACATTATGATGCATTGGTGTCTGTATTGTGTTTCATTAGCCGAAGGATTCGTTTCTTTTGAAGTTGTTATCGTGCTAATTCGTGTAGTTGAACTTGGATTTTCGTATAATTGACTAAGAGTGTGGTTGTAATCGAAAAACAGGACTATGTACCGACTGTTTTCGACAATTTCAGTGCAAATGTTGTTGTGGATGGGAGTACTGTCAACCTGGCTCTATGGGATACAGCTGGTGATTTTACCCCTCATGCCCCTGTTATATATGCGATTtcgtttaattttgtttttgtttttccctGTATTTTGGGAGTTTTAATAACTGTTTTCTAACAGGGCAGGAGGATTACAATAGATTAAGACCATTGAGCTATCGAGGGGCGGACGTTTTTATCCTTGCTTTCTCTCTCATAAGCAAAGCCAGCTACGAAAACGTTGCAAAAAAGGTTCCAAATCTTCTTTACAATCCTGTTTACTTTCTTAGTATCTATGTTTGCAATAATTTCAATACACAATGTTTGGTGTGTGTATGAgttgtttgattttgttttccgTTTCAGTGGATTCCCGAACTGCGCCATTATGCACCTGGCGTTCCAATAATTCTGGTTGGAACAAAGCTCGGTAAGATCTTTTTTCTCAACCCCCTTTGTAATGTATGTTTGTGCTGGTGTCTGATCTAATGCTTTAGAGTCCCTGTAATTTTTGGGACTATTGATGTTTAAACTTCCCATTTCTTCCATGTAGGATCGGTGTCACGGTTCAGTTACTTCTAAATTTCTTTGAGCCTGCATTGAATACTAGCTCTTAGTTTTGATATTGTCTTCAATACCGGACTGTTTTAAGATTGATGTTTTGGATACTTAGTCGTTTAGCAATTATCACTTTTATTCCTGTTCATGAGTCAACATTTCTTATCATTATCTGGAGCGTTATTGTTATCACTTATTACTACAGAATTTTCTTACTCGTTTGATGAACGAGGTGCTCaattttatgattttcatttgcAGATCTTCGGGATGATAAACAATTTTGTATAGATCATTCTGGTGCAATTCCCATTACTACTGATCAGGTAAGGCTACTGCTTCACCCCTAAACCTAAATAATATCTTTTTAAGTTGGTCTACTGacctttgattttctttttggcCTAAAGGGAGAGGAAATGAAGAAACTGATTGGAGCGCCTGCATACATTGAGTGTAGCTCGAAAACACAACAGGTATGAAAGCTTTTTTGTCTTCCCTCTCGCCAAATTTGTCATTTGTCTTCACCCCTCGTTGTTGACATGATtccttgaaaattttaattgcaGAATGTGAAGGCTGTTTTTGATGTGGCCATTAAGGTGGTGCTTCAGCCACCGaagcaaaagaagaagagaaagggaCAAAGGGCTTGCTTCATATTGTGAAGGAACAAGTAGATTTAT includes:
- the LOC126631658 gene encoding rac-like GTP-binding protein ARAC5; the protein is MSASRFIKCVTVGDGAVGKTCMLISYTSNTFPTDYVPTVFDNFSANVVVDGSTVNLALWDTAGQEDYNRLRPLSYRGADVFILAFSLISKASYENVAKKWIPELRHYAPGVPIILVGTKLDLRDDKQFCIDHSGAIPITTDQGEEMKKLIGAPAYIECSSKTQQNVKAVFDVAIKVVLQPPKQKKKRKGQRACFIL